Below is a genomic region from Henckelia pumila isolate YLH828 chromosome 3, ASM3356847v2, whole genome shotgun sequence.
TGTGCGTGGTTGACATTGTATAAATTAATAACTATAATTTTAGTGATTATTAAATTTGTCATATTTTACCCATATATCAAACAAGACAATATAATTGtgtaaattataattttgacaCTCATTTTTACGATTATATGCATGGTTGTGACGTGGACCCAGGGGCCACATTTCGCATTTACACGTTAATGCAAAATAAATGGAATATAATTTCTGGTTAATTTGTTCTTCTCTGGATAATTAATGAAGCATTAACTTGTTCTACAAATTTTGGTGAATAGAGTCAAGtgctgaaaattttaaattaccgatgaaatttctcaaaaaaaacaaaacaaaaaaattaattaaatgctGGGCGTTGAGTCTCAGTCAACCAACAAGTCCACCTTATGCAAGAAATTTCATCCATCCCAATaattattcattcattcattcattcgTTCGTTCATTCATTTTCTTTGTTATATATACAGAAGCAATTAAAAAGCGATAATGTCGATGGTGTATGACAACTGGGAGAGGCTGGTTGCGGCCGTTTTGAAAAGAGAGCAGCTTCGGGAAATTGCTCTGTGCCCCAGCTTCAGCTCCAGCTCCTCTTTTTCATCTGATTTTCGTTTCGATCCATCAGATTCTTCACATGTTTCTACAGGTATATcttatatattttcattttgagtgcttaatttctttttttatcaGATTTCAATCAATGGTAAATGCAACCATGGAATAGTTAGTTAAATAATTCTTTGTTTCTGTGTGATTTTGGTTTATCGAttatctttttctttttttttaatttgtgacAAGTGATGATTGTTTTTTTGTGGCTAACCCACTTaatcacgttttttttttttgttatgaaTGAAAAAGTTTCGAAATCAAATATGTGAGCATagatacaaatatatatataaaaaaaacaaaatgtattATATTCATAATCAAACAATAAGGCAAATTAGCATTCTTTTGAACGAAAAATCATTAATGCAGTTGCCAACAACGCTACTGGAGCCGTTGCAGGAGGGGTTGCTGCCCGTCTATTTGCTGCCCCTTCAATTGCGCTTGCTTGGTTTCGCAGAAAGGAGCCAAAGGATCATTCATTAATTGATTTTCCTGGTTTGTGGATTTAGGAAATATCATCATAAAATATACAGCTTTTAGTTTTTTGTAATTCTCTAttaattttgtttattattGTAACTGAGGATGATCCAGGAGTTCATCTGGCACAGCTCCAAAGATTTTCACTACGTGAATTGCAAGTTGCATCAGATAATTTCAGTCACAAAAATATCATTGGCAGAGGTTGGCCTGGTAGGGTTTACAAAGGTCGATTAGCTGATGGCAGTCTAGTATCAATAAAAAGACTGAAAGAAGAGTTAGCTAAAGTCGACAGAGGGCTGCAATTAATCCAAACAGAAGTGGAAATTTCCGGCATAGCCGTGCATCCAAATTTACTTGATTTGCGTGGCTTTTGCATGACTCGTACGGAACGATTGCTTGTTTATCCTTACATGGCTAATGGAAATGTTGCATCGTGCTTGAGAGGTACGCTTGATCTGCTGTTCATATTGTTTAATTTACTGGGTTTTTACTTCACGTGTTACGAGTCCAGGAGATCAGAATAATGGGATTATATAAGCCCATATCCCTTCCTGGACCCGTAACATCATGATTCACGAGTAACTCAAGATCCTCGACTGTTGTAGCTTTAAAAATGACTCAAAATTTTTGGAATGTCGTGTCACTTATGTGGGACAACTAATTAACATGATCTATGAGGTAAAATccattttgtttttctaatgcttcaaagaaaaatgatttttcaagaATACTTCTTATTCCATCTCAGTGTCAAGCAACCGAATGCAATTTGCCTTGATCCAGCATATCTTGAGAGAGATTTGGATGGTTTCCTCACAATTCGATTAAAAGCTTGTGCAATTTTATTTCAGCTAGCATTCATATATCCACTTTGTAACTATCTCGTGGCATTTTCCTTTTTTAGATTCTCAACACTTGTGTGGTTATTTATACTGCTTCAGTCACTAGCTAGTAGCTACTATAACCACCTTATTTATAGCCAAACATGCAGTACTATATTGCCGAAATTATATGATTCTAGATGATAATTTGCCAGTCGTCCAGTGTAGCGCACACTGTATTATGTATTGCTTTTAGTGAACTTGTTTGGTGCTTTACTCTAGATAGACCTGAAACTCAACCTCCACTTGATTGGCCAATAAGAAAACGGATAGCGTTGGGGTCTGCGAGGGGACTTGCTTATTTGCATGATCACTGTAACCCTAAAATCATTCATCGAGATGTCAAAGCTGCGAATATATTCTTGGATGAGGACTTTGAAGCAGTTGTCGGTGACTTTGGGCTGGCCAAACTTATGGACTACCAGGATACTGATGTTACCACGGCTGTTCGTGGAACAATTGGTCATATTGCTCCAGAGTACCTCTCCACCGGTAGATGTTCCGAGAAAACTGATGTTTTTGGTTATGGGGTCATGCTTCTTGAGCTGATCACTGGTCGGAGAGCTTTCGATCTTGCTCGACTTGCCAATGATGATGATGTGACGTTACTCGATTGGGTGAGCCATATTATATCACTTATATATACTCTTTGTACTGATGAGTCTTTAGTATATAACATAGCTTCTTGGAATTTTGGATGCTAAATCTGTTTTCACACTTGCGGAAACTAGAGATGACCATGTTTCACTTGTGAACCAAACCTAACGTAGTTAGTAACCTTCCATGATTTTTGGATCACTCAAGGGTTTGGGTTTTCCCTACCATTGAACCGCCGGTTCAGTAATCTGCAAGTGTAACAGTGGGTTCAgatgttttgtttttcgtttTTAGTAAATATGtagatattttaaatttaagtttatgCTCCATTTCTTCCTCATTTGTATGTTTTATTGAATTTGTCGTGGAATCATTTCAATTACTGTATTCAGTGGTTCATTCTCAGTTCATACATTAAAGTGCATGTACTTTGAAAAATGTCAGGTCAGGGGACTTTTAAAGGAAAAAAAGTTGGAGACACTCGTCGATGCGAATCTTCAAGGTAATTATGTTGACGATGAGGTGGAAGAGCTGATCCAAGTAGCTCTGCTCTGCACACAGAGCTCCCCGTTGGAACGTCCAAAGATGTCGAAAGTCGTGAGGATGCTGGAGGGTGATGGCTTGGCAGAGAGGTGGGAAGAATGGCACAAGGAAGAAGAAATGTTCCGTCAAGAATTCAATCATATGCATCACCCGAACACTGATTGGATAATTGATGGTCACGAGAATATTGATTCTGAAGTATTTTCCGAGCCAAGATGATTCTCCAGTGGTGTTCTGAATGGTTTTATTTGGCTGTTTTTGTCCCCATGCACGCGCCTTTAAGTTCCACTACTCATTATGTCTCAGAATTTTGATCTCAGATATTCCCATTTCCACCGTAGGAATCGCTAAAATTTATTTCATAGTAACGATAGAATACCCaaatgagagaaaaaaaataccTGCAGATATTTAAATGTAATGTTTGTTGATTGGTTTTTGCTTGTCCAATATAATGAttgaacatataatattaatattataatatagtataatgATGGGTTTAACCgggttattttaaaattttaatattatatatacagtGAGAAAAAACCATTATTTGAAACATTATACAACAaggatattaaattaaaaatcaaatcaaggggAACgatttattaatataaaattatataattgtgaaattaataaaattaaaaaaaaaaaaaacaataacaacAATATGGTGTAATGTTTTTTGACGCCCAACAAGAAGTTGTTACTTTTTAccactacaaaaaaaatttgagtttaGCCACGGCCAAAACCATGgttaaaaccgtggctaaattgaTTTATCCACGGTTTTAGCCATGGTTTTtgaaaccgtggttaaatcCACCGTTGCtaaatttaaccacggttttaaccaaaatcgtggttaaattaaccacggttttatgcAAAACTGTGGCTgaattagccacggttttaaaaaaaccgtggttaaaataGCTACGGTTTTTTAAACACCGTGGTTAAAGtagcaacggttttttaaaaaaaccgtggtAAAATAAAAACCATGGCTAATTTTACCACGGTTATAAAAAAAATCGTGGCTAAATTAGCCACGGAATtaaaaaaaaccgtggttaaattaaccacggtttagaaaaaaaccgtggctaaattttCCGCGGAAATGAAAAAAATCGTGGCTAATCTAAATTAGCCACAGAAGATCAATTGCATAAAAACTAATGAAAATATGTATCAAAGATAAAAATATCTCcaagaacacataaaatcaaacaaaggaaaaataaatctaatccCACAACAAACACTAAAACTAATCAAAATTATATAGtttaacatttaaaaatctAAATACATAGCTAAAACAACATGCCCATAACCTCATTGTGTGAATGAGATGAAGCAACAATACCTTTTTAGATAAAATGATATGAGCAATTCCTATATTTCATAACCATTAGTTTAATtccattcaaaattttcaaataaaatgatAACCAACAATTCCTAAAATCCATGGCATGCACTAAAATGTATTAAATAAACTCATCCTAAAAATTCCAAAACGCGacaaaatgaagaagaaaacaACTACTACATTCTAGCTTCAATTAGAATACAAAAGAACTAACTTGTGCGTCAAGAGTAGTATCCAAAAATACATAATGCAAAGTCAGtctaaaaaaagaaatttagcGGTTAAGCTTTCAGAAATATCAAGGTTAAGACAAAACTTAAAATGTAAAGATGTACCGAAAACTTGAAATTACAATATCCTGAAAATATAACTTGAACTCGTCCGATAGTATAACCTACAACATAAACGACATTAATACATCAATATAGTATCATAAATGAgttgaaaatgaattaaattcaaTGCTTTTGATACTCATTTCCGGGTATCCTACAGTACCTCGCAAAAATGGGCAGCAACCAAGCTGAAACAAGCCTAAAAACATTGAAGAACGAAACTAGAAAAGCTGGATCTAAACTGGTAGCTGTTGATGATGGTTGACGGTGTTAGCTCGCGAGAATATTTCCAAACAATGTTGAAATGAGCTAAAAAAGCTGAAACTGTTTCAGAATATTCAAATACCATAAACACAATTCTAATCAATTTCAAAGCAATGCTAAATGGTTTTGAATCCACACTTTACAAGAAGATTAAGGTACACAACAATATACTATAgagtaaaattttcaaaaaatattgtaGACCTGAGAATGGACATCCACGAGCAGGAGAGTTGGTGGCTGAAAATCGTAGGCTTGATGAAAACCAAGCAGAAATAGAACCTCGTCCATCATACTACAACATAGGAGAGTCAGTGACAGATGTTATTGAAAAATTATGTGCATCTTGCTTAGAGGctgacaaataaaataatatataaaaccaTTACTTCCACTAGAGCCTTGGAAGCAGTTTTGCAAATGTCGAACAACACATTAAACAAGATTTGGGTTTGATACCATCACAAAAAACTAGAGCAATTAATCAACCACCACAAAACAACAAAATTCCACAAATAAACCCTAAAAAACAATATATCTAATCATGAAAAGAAAAAGGTCATTCGCTCACCTAGAAAGTTCTTGATTCTTCTTTCCAAGAGCTTTGTGAAAAATTTAAAGCCAAATAATAGAGTACAAATGAAATAAGGTGAACTACTTGAGCAAACTGTTGaaggtaaaaaaaatttatagaaaAAAGTTACCACTAGCAAAAGAGAATGAAcattatatatacatgtacaaataaagaaaaatttatattattgtgtCATGTTTAAGTTGCATGAGCAGAGGAGCATTTGATCAAAAATAACTAATGTCTTCACTTGAacattttttaatttctttgtCCCTTCACTAAATTATTGCCTATAAGTTTAGCTTAGCAAATTTACCTCAAATTGTCTTTGAAGAGTATGAACAAAATTGATTATTTCGTCGAGTAATCCACCATATGTTTGAACTCCGCATTAAGGTcatttataacataaaaaaatatgtacatCTCATCAATGCCATGTCCAAGAATGAGGGACTAAAATGATGAAAGATTGGAATTGACATAAACAAAACAGAAAAAACTAAACTTGATGAGCAGAAAGTGTGCCCACGTCATGAAGCAATCCAGCTGCTAAAAAAGTGCCCAAATCACCTTAAACAATTCACAAACGATGTAAAAACAATATATAACCACTCTTAGCACAACCACAACTCACCTGAAACACAG
It encodes:
- the LOC140886143 gene encoding BRASSINOSTEROID INSENSITIVE 1-associated receptor kinase 1-like, whose translation is MSMVYDNWERLVAAVLKREQLREIALCPSFSSSSSFSSDFRFDPSDSSHVSTVANNATGAVAGGVAARLFAAPSIALAWFRRKEPKDHSLIDFPGVHLAQLQRFSLRELQVASDNFSHKNIIGRGWPGRVYKGRLADGSLVSIKRLKEELAKVDRGLQLIQTEVEISGIAVHPNLLDLRGFCMTRTERLLVYPYMANGNVASCLRDRPETQPPLDWPIRKRIALGSARGLAYLHDHCNPKIIHRDVKAANIFLDEDFEAVVGDFGLAKLMDYQDTDVTTAVRGTIGHIAPEYLSTGRCSEKTDVFGYGVMLLELITGRRAFDLARLANDDDVTLLDWVRGLLKEKKLETLVDANLQGNYVDDEVEELIQVALLCTQSSPLERPKMSKVVRMLEGDGLAERWEEWHKEEEMFRQEFNHMHHPNTDWIIDGHENIDSEVFSEPR